TCGCCCGCATCCGGTTCTGGAGTGCCGGGGCAAAGAAAGCCTCCCGTGAACTGGACGAACTCGTGCCTGCCGGGAAACTGGTGATTCAACTGTCTGAGCCGTATGCACAAAGTATCCGGGCGGGCTTTACCCACACCCTGAACCGTGAACTGCTCGCCAGCTTGGAGCAACCCACCGCCCGCGCGTTGTACCGGCTTCAGCAGGCTCACCGGCATGAAGATGGGCGTCCGTTACGGGTGGCATTGACGGACTGGGCGACGGCCTGCGGCATCACGAGTACCGAAACAGACAAAATCAGGCGGGTTCTGGGAGCCGCGCATGAAGAATTGCAGGCGAACAACTACCTTGACAGCATTGAAGTTGAAGGCCGGGGCAGCGCCCAGGTACTGAACTATCATTTCCGCAGTGCTGGCAGCGCCGACCCCAGTCTGGTGCGCTTGCTGCGCGACGTTGGCGTGAGTGCCGTTCGGGCTGAGCAACTCGCCGCCGCCCACCCTAAACAAGTGGAGTTGGCCGTCCGCTACGTCCAGCAGCGCCAGAAGACCAACCAGGTTCGCAGTCCCGGCGGATTGGTAGCGGATATCCTGACCAACCCGGACAAATACGTGCTGCCTGAAGCGGCGACTGCTCCTGTGAGGGTATCCGTCAGCCCCCAGCGGCGTCCGTTCGAAGAAGAGGCCAAAGCGGAAGAAGCGTACCGGCAACGCCACCAGATGCTGCTGCAATTGGAGCCGCAAGTGCAGTGGGAAGAAAGCAAAGCCACGCTCAAACTCCTCCTCAAGTCCGCGCTCAGCGCTCAGCAATTTGAGCGGCTGGCGGAGCGGTGCCAATCCGGGCAGTTGATGGCCGCCGAACTGGCCAGTGGTCTCAGCCGCGCGACCGCTCAGAACCAAAAAGAAGACGTGTTGAAGAGCTTGCTTGAGTTGCTGAAGTAGCAGGTTCAGCGAAATTTGGCTGAGGACGCCCCGCCCGAACACCACCAGTGTGTCTCAGCCTTTTTGACCCTCACGCCGAGCGCTGCCGCGCACCGGCGTGCAGCGCGGGTATGTTAAATTCCTTTGCGCTCTTGGCAGTGACTGGCCTGCTCGCCCTCTTCGGCCTCAACGAAGCCAACCCTTTCCCC
The Deinococcus psychrotolerans genome window above contains:
- a CDS encoding replication initiator protein A, producing the protein MSKRIFPVQNFTDEHFIAKLGLVSVQSRLDPQQSSSKRWTSQFMVDGVPYHLDGFAADFGRPRGIDTDTQIAIETLFHLQGCPSDDTLTVSAYELREACLMTDKGTNYLKLRESLMRLWRVGFIVQKAHYQPESPWGLYLNETLSLIARIRFWSAGAKKASRELDELVPAGKLVIQLSEPYAQSIRAGFTHTLNRELLASLEQPTARALYRLQQAHRHEDGRPLRVALTDWATACGITSTETDKIRRVLGAAHEELQANNYLDSIEVEGRGSAQVLNYHFRSAGSADPSLVRLLRDVGVSAVRAEQLAAAHPKQVELAVRYVQQRQKTNQVRSPGGLVADILTNPDKYVLPEAATAPVRVSVSPQRRPFEEEAKAEEAYRQRHQMLLQLEPQVQWEESKATLKLLLKSALSAQQFERLAERCQSGQLMAAELASGLSRATAQNQKEDVLKSLLELLK